TTCACAACGCAAAATACACAAGCAAGGTCATTCAAAATGAGGTTCTTGATTGTTTGGCAGAAATGGTACGCTCTGAAATCATTGAAGAAGTGAAAAGCAGTCAGTATTTCAGCATCATGGCAGATGAGACTAAAGATGTTTCAAAACAGGAGCAGATATCATTCATACTCAGGTATGATGGAGCTATCAAGGAAAGTTTTCTCCATTTTGAATCTGCAGAAAGACTAGATGCAGTGGGCCTTACTGAAAAGATAGTCAACCTATTGGAACACCATGGATTAGACTACAAAAACCACCTTATAGGCCAAGCATATGacggtgctgctgtaatgagtggtaaGCATTCTGGGGTCCAGGCTAAAATTAAAGAGACAGCTCCATTTGCATTTTACATCCATTGCAGTGCCCACTGTCTCAATTTAGTATTAGTTGATTCTATCAAAGCAGTCCCAGAAGCAGAGGAATTTTTTGCTCTGTTACAGAGTCTCTATGTTTTTACTTCTGGCTCATATGTACACCCCAAATGGCTGGCTGTGCAAAATGAGATGTATGGCAGCACAAGAGAGCTACAAAAATTAAGTGACACAAGATGGGCTTGCCGATTCATTGCTCTACGCAACATAATGGACAGATTACCTGCCCTAAAACGTGTCCTGCAAGAGACTGCACAAGAGCGCAGGGGAGAAAAATCTTCTGAGGCTCGAGGTCTTCTGGCACAGATTGACCTAGAATTTGTTGTGCATCTTGTTACGCTCCGTACATTGTTCGGGGAAACAAAGCTTCTTTCAGATATGCTGCAGTCCTCAACTGTTGACCTCTCAAAAGCAGCCGTTTAGTTGAAGGATTAGTGCAGACTTTAACAGATTTCAGGCAGGAGTCCTTTTTTGACAAGTTGTGGGGGGAAGTACTGAACATTTGTGAACAGTGTGATGCTGCCACACAGTCGGAAGCAAAACGACAGATAAAGACAAGCTCCAGACTTCGTGAGTACCACATACTAAGCTCAGTTGGTCAGAGGGAGCTGGCCTCTGACAAAGAAACTTATCGGTCTTCTTTTTTTATCCTGTCATTGACTGCATGCTAAGTGAACTGAGCAGACGTTTTTCAAAGACCAGTTGTGAGCTGATGAGCAGTATTCGATCTCTTAACCCTAAAAGTGATGCTTTTTTGAAAGACACCACTTTGAGTTTGGTCATCTTTTTGATGCTAATATTGAGGATCTGGGGCATGAACTGCATCAGTTCAAGAGACTTTTGGATAGAAAAATAAAGACTGGTGTGGTTGAAAAGCTTTCTGATACAGTGGAGTTGATCCGTTTCACAAGGAGGTATTTTACGAGTTCTTTAGACTGTGCAAAATCGCAGTTGCACTCCCAGTAAGTTCTGCCTCTTGTGAGCGGAGTTTTTCAACATTAAAATTAGTAAAAACCTACCTCCGGTCTACCACTACAGATGAGCGCCTTAGCAATCTAGGGGTGCTAAGCATTGAATCCAGAAGGGCCAAGGCTCTGAATCTTGAAGCATTTGTAGACCGTTTTGCAAGACAGCACAAACGTAGAATACTGTTATTGTAATGGGACAGATTACTGTGTGACCAATTACTGTCACATCTTGATGATGATTTATGCTGTAAAACTAAATCAGCAAAAACTTACAcaaaagaagtgtgtgtgtgtgtgtgtgtgtgtgtgtgtgtgtgtgtgtgtgtgtgtgtgtgtgtgtgtgtgtgtgtgtgtgtgtgtgtgtgtgtgtgtgtgtgtgtgtgtgtgtgtgtgtgtgtgtgtgtgtgtgtgtgtgtgtgtgtgtgtgtgtgtgtgtgtgtgtgtgagtgagtgaatgtttatttttcatatgtacagttcatgtgcagatattttatttgtttgaatgtttatttttcatatgtacagttcatataatcttctaataaagtcacaaactataataattgactagaattgttttttttactcaagtctcatgttactgtgaagcattcagaattgttatctgagtaccataaaaacatgccagttttactttcacaagtaaaccattactgcatttgccgtaatagtttacttgttcattgtcttttattatgatttttttttcttgtgcccccatgaaaaaatactggccccactgtggcccccctggaaaatttggtctagaaccgcccctgttgTTGTGTTTCACCATCTGAGTTTCCTCAGGAAATAAAGCTGGGGTTTTCTGTTCAGATGTTAGTTCAGAGATTAAGTTTGTCTGTGGTTTCTGGTTTGGAGAAGAACAAAACACTTCCCAGATTAATAATCATGTCAGGTATGAATGCAGCCTGACTCAGCCAGCTCCTACGTGCCTCCTGCAGCCGTCCGATGGGAATCTCTGAGAATGAGGAAACTTTGTTGAGACAACAAACATTCATGTGTCAACCTGACTCACCAAGAAGCTCCTTGGCTGGATGTGGGAATGCCAGCCTGTTAGCTTCTAGAGCAGGAGTTTTGTTGGTTACACACTAAATGGTTAAATCTATTCAAATCTAAATAGGAAGTAAAATCTGATCCAGAAAATCTGAATGTGACATTTTAAAACCGAACGTTGTAACATGTGAATCCAgactaacaaaataaaagcaggagATCCTCTGTCTGGAACAAAAGGATCAGGACTTTCCTGATCTATGAGCGTTTTTCTCTGGTTCATCCATCCATGAACTGTCTGAGTCTAAATATTCCCACATAGTTATTCATTCATTTGGATTTGAATGATGAATTAATTAAGCTGCTAATCTCGGCTCCTTTTCGGTTCGTTTGTGGTGAAGTTTGATCAGGTTTCATCTGACTAAACCATTTTATTACCATCTACTTCCTCCGCGGTACCAGCTCTCACCGGTCGGTACCTCCAGTCTGAGCCCAGACCTGGCCGTCGTGCACGTGTCGAGCGCGCGCCCTTGGGTTCTCcgtcctcctccagcagcagcagcagcatcagcaccagCAGCTGCTCTCTGAGAGAAAGCGCACGCAGGATTTGTCTCCAGCTTCGCCAGAACCGGGATTTACCGTCTTCCCGCCCGCACATTCCGCCGCTCCGCGTCGGATCCTCCCGGTTCCTGACCCGGTAAGGAGGAAGTAAGCTCTGCTGAGTGTCTGCTGACATTAAAACCGTTGTTTTCCGGTGGAGCCCCGCTCGGTGCTCGAGCCCACATCTGCGGAAGAACAGAAGCTTCTTTTGTTTGCTTTCAAGTTGATGTGACGTGATGTTGGGATGTGAGGTTTCTCCTGGAGCGGAGCGCGAACCTTGTTTTTATTCAGAGGAGGCAGGATGCTCCCGCAGCTCCGATCTGGGGCTTTAACTGAATACTCACCCAAAGTCAGAGTCGCTAAAGAAATGCATGAAAAAGTGTGAATAACGAAGAGAGAAAGTGACCAGATAGGAGCAGACCCGGGTTCTCTCAAATGTCCGGTGGCGGTCCTGATGCTGTCCGCAACAATGTCCACTTGCAGGGCTgaaatctgctgctgctgctgtgtgggcatgcgtgcgtgtgagtgtgtgtgtgcgcgcgcccgtgtgtgtatgtgtgtgtgtgcgtgcgtgtgcgtgcgcatgtgtgtggccgtgtgtgtgtgtgtgtgtgtatcgggTGAGTTGGTGGAGGAGAGGATGCCCTTGCTTTGAAGTCACCTTGGCCCTTGAGCAGCATCAGTCCACCTCCCCTCCTGTCAGCCGGAGGCTTTTATCTGAGTATTTTAGATAAACAAGGGAAGTTTGGTGTCAGATAAAAGCATCAGAAGCTGAGGagcaggaggtggactcctgtggCTTACTCGAGTAGAAAAAGTAAAAGTGTAACTCAGCCCTGAAGCAAGGCACAGAGTCATTTTAACAGCATTCAGGCTCAGTGCAGcacgttcatgttggctcataaACACAGAGCTCCTGGTAACTCGTCACCACGGCAACCCTCCTCAGCATCGTGTGAAGGCAGCATCAGGGAGTGTCAGTAACAAACCTATAATCTGATAACGCTTACCGAAACACGGGTTCTCTTATAAATCAGGCTGAATCTTTGTTTTTATAAGACGTTTATGTTTTATCCTCTCAGATCGATGGtagtgtgttctgctgctgactcaTAATCTGTGGATTAGAACTTAATCCGACACATTATTTGTGCTCATGAACAGGTTTGTGTGAAGTCTGTAAATGTTCATGCACACtatcctgtatgtgtgtgtgtgtgtgtgtgtgtgtgtgtgtgtgtgtgtgtgtgtgtgtgcaggatgcAGGACATTCTACTCTTGTTCTTTTATTCGTGTTGCTAACAAACGTGTCAATCTAATCCAAGATGGCGACCACATCATATATACACCCAGGTCTACACGTGGTAGCTGAGAGCCAACAACACACACTCCAATCAGATGGCTGCATTATCAACTGTTTGCAAACATCCTGGAACCATAACACGAGTGTAGTGAATCTGTTTTGGACTCCAGTGAAGATGAAGAATTTTATAATGATGAGAACGTTCTAATCCGAGCTCTTGGATGGATACTTCCGGGTTACGAGAGGTGTCCGATCGTCTGTGAAAGAGTGTCATTAAACAGTAAACCCCAGGAGACACTGGGAGTACAGACagcactcatcatcatcatcatcatgatcagcaACAAACAGCTCCTCGGTTGTCTGCAGGCAAACATCCTGCTGTTCCATGATGAGCTGACATGATGGTGTGATTGCTGAGTCGCTGCAGCAGAATCTGATACCCTCGTCCCAGTGGCGGCTGGGGGCAAGGCCAGGCTGGTTCTGAGAGCGACTGCAGACGCCAGATTTCCCAGAGGTTGTTGGGGAGAACATGGCTGACGGGGTTTCACATAAAAACACGTGCACAGGCAGAAGAATCCTCTGACTGGACCAAAAATCTCGACAGAATTCTTCTGTTGAGATTTCGTGTTTTGCATCTCATTACACCGTGTGGCAAACAGCAGCCTGTTAGCTTCCGTAATGCGATTATCCATCCTCCTCGAGTCTTTTGCAGATCCTGCCACGCCACCTCACAAACAGTAATTGACCCCACGCTGCAGAGCTCAATGGGGACGTCTGCCGCTAATTGTGGTGGTATTTTCAGATACGGTGAGAGCATTAGACTGTGTTCCACCACAGGAAGAATTACTCACAGGAGATGTCTGCGCCAGCTCTAttcttctctctgtgtgtgtagggtttggtaaatggaGTGCTATAAGAGCTCAAtagatattacctctacttatgaccagtaCGCTGTGATACTCtagctaaatatagaatatcaaccctgcctggtctttactgtgtttgatcagaaggttctaggattctttatttattaggggaatgtacacactttgttttgattcagaaaagagtcaggtttataaaagtaagaatttattttaccaacaattaaaacatgacaagttaactaacatttactgtgatggatggaactagatgtgatgtatgaacctatgtgtgaatgtgatgttatcagaacttacgtatctaggagagctgagttctggatgtaaaagaatttggtttgtgttaagctatgaagttgattattatcaaaaacacatctgacgctgtgtgtctacttcacctgttcttggagaccctcttggtggatctgaaggtcagagaggtctgatgacctctggcaccggaggtccagtagattgaccacagcaccgacttctccagtccagagatgtctcaggtcacgacagacggatggaaccgcgcgtctaggactcttaaggagtctaaacaatatcagcttgttctacaggaactgttgcggtatcagcttcgcaggtgcaaaaaggttttgacgacgtgtcaaagctttgatggttaaagagggttttgtttcagatggccggtctgaagctttctctagaactgctgaatcaccagagtgatccagttttaatgttttcatattatgatttgtgtagccaaccagaggttgacaagtttgaggaatattaccaagaatctcagaaacgcgCCTTctctgataccggatgctctgatctgggtagaggactatctatgtgtcatgggtttaactttaccttactttgtccttgtgtgagtgcaaatggtgatggccttgtcatatcaacatgctgaaacacaggggcggatttaggactgaagaagatccagggctcacacacacacacacacacacacacacacacacacacacacacacacacacacacacacacacacacacacacacacacacacactagtcaacatcatatatatcttgtaccacataatttttaatctgaagctacatattaagcattttcagggcagagtattgttcctgttagggtttagtgtgagatgatagtaaatattccctttctttctccaacaactttacctgatagtaagctaactttaggcaaaccaacagcacaacaaatattttcaaataagactcacaaacctgagtcagcaccagtctcatcaaagctggggttctgtcgttgtacttttggtctaaaaaacgtccttatgtccatcttcactcatgcgtttcaggcagagtgtgtaGAAGaatccggctgctgaagggcttcttcttcagtggtagaggctcaggcaggctgtatacaaactactgccagctgctccctctctgttggactttggtactgcatgttacttccacgttttagatccggggcttttcataaaacattcggggcttgagcccaagtagccgggcctaacgccgcccctgctgaaacatatatcaatcactgtaatcataacacaacattcatttcaaacttcaatcattgagcacagattgatgaagcatttcattatattataattattataagtagcaataaacaaactttttaaaaatgattatctTGCTTATacattgtagaagttcatatctgatttaggaaatccgggctgcgagtgttccttatatggaggcgtgaagaatcctgaaagagtggaccttgaggagagaatgttattgttgacattgcGTTATCTGTCTTCAGAGCtgaaggctctgagctccagctggtgggatggaggcaggctgatttaaaggggacacatgcagtctcgtgtctcctttttgaccagatgttgaatggtcaaactgtacctaaaaactgaccattgctggacattacagtgCCCCTGCTTCTCGGCTTAGTGTGGAGACTCGATCTTGGCAGCAGCCTCGTGCTGCGGAGACCATTAACATAATGAAACAAAAACGATGACCTGAACTTCTTCACAGCTTGCTTCTTACTCACACCTGTAACGTTGTTGCAGAGCAGCTCACCCGACATGTCTGATAAATCTGATTTATCCCAACCTTTTATTTTTTACTGATCATCAGAGACCAGCCTGTTCTTGTGTGATAAAAGCTTTTGCTGCTAATATGTTACAGAAACACACACGTTTACTCTAATTCCCACATGTGCAGTAGCACATGTAGCTTTTGTTAAATGAAGCAGGACTCATCAGGGTTTCGGTCCATTCATCTAGAGGAGTTCTTCAGCCTGTCTAGTGTTCATTCAGTCAGTCAAACCTTATTCATCTagcgtctgccccctcctttatggATGGTGTCTTAAGCTCCACAGCGATAAAGCAACTGTCATGTCTATACAGCAGTCGCATCAGAAACAGGGCACATGAGGGCCCACATATGCAGGCCAAGCCCTGTTGGGCCCCTACATGGCTCTAAATGATGGGGCCCACATGCGTCCTACATTTCAGGACAGCTGTGGGTCTCACTGTGGGCAACCCTTCGTGCAGATCCCACTTGGCGGCCCTAACGGGCATGTTTGCTGGGTCCCTGCTAGTCAATAGTAAAGCGGCTAGTTGACATGctagcgctgcagtctgcttccagcatgttttagatcccgAACACAGCTGAGTTGTCTGATTTAGTGAtggaccactcctgtagacactgatgaaggctgaggttaaggtgttaaaaagacaaacacacagtttTACCACAGTGAATTAATAATGGACCGTGGGGGTGCAAAAAGCAAGACTCTCTGGAGGAAATATCCAAAAGTCACATTTGAAAGGTTCTATATATTCTGTATCACTGTTAAAACAGAGAATAAAGTGAAAGtcccatcacacactggtgaaattcatctctgcatctgAGCCATCCCTGTGTGGAGCGGTGAGCTGGagaagtggctgcgctcgggaactatttggtggttgaacccccccaatccaaccccttaaagcttggtttatgcttgacgcattcactttccgcgcggtgatgcggctcgcggctggaacgcgcttcacaactcgcagcgtttatggtttgtgcagctcgtctctgcggtgagccaatattctcccaaactgtagggggcagcatggagctctacggattgcatccaacactacaccatagtagaagtagaaatcactgtttacaacatggtatttcagcatttttaacagcgttctcgtcttttccgacagtgcgagctatttctctccaagaattattaacaacatgttgatcacggtgatctttgagagctgaatcatacaaatgtctgtatttacgaacctctgccgtgccggtccgccatgtttttccgcgtccgaccgtccgcgtggttagaaattttccgaggtgcgcgttgcggaaatcttgggccgtgcggacacgcggtggaggggcgtggttgttaaaatgacgcaaaatgacgcaacttttccgcgcggagccgtgcggacctcgcggacgcgtcaagcataaaccaaccttatagCTGAGTGTCATgctgggaggcattgggtcccgttgctaaagtctttggtacgacccgtCCAGTCCCAGCGCTGACACtccaccactagaccactgagaaggTCAACCTAACTGAGTTAGGTAATTGAAGatgcataaataaaaacaaaggttTTTAGTTTTGTTGTCAAAGGTGAGATCGAGGAGGAAAGAGATGACGTAACCGAGCCTGCGTCTCCTCCAGGATAATTATGAGTGGAGTCACCAGCTGTGTATCGATCCAGAGATGCAGCAATTAGTCTGACTTCTGGATCCGAACCAATTCCCCTTCTCCATCTCTCCTCACAGCTGCTTCTCATTTGCTGTCACAGACACCAGACTTGGAGAATCACAATCAGCTCAGCGTGAGCGGCGTCTGGACAGAAGACGGAAAGTAAATGCAGCTTCTTGTTCCAGGGTGGGATCTCCAACCTTCTCATTCAGACTGTTTTATAATCACTATACGCCTACTTTGATGGTTGAACGAGTTTGGAAAAACGGGTTGGGTCATTTAACACCCAGCAGAGAGTCGAGCACAACCAGAGAGCTATGTAGACCCATCAGATTCAGAGAAGGTCGGCATCACAAAGCTCTTTATGGCTGACACATCAGTAGCTCACAGAACAGTTGAAACCCAGGTCATCAGTATTTCTCCCCCCTTGGGAGGACACTTCCACAAGGCTAGCTGATAGATAAAATGCCCTCAGTGTGTCCAGGGTCAGACCTGTCCTCTCCACTGGACATCCCTGAAGCCTCTTCTCGTTCACTTGAGCTTTAGAGTAAACATATGCCTTGTGGGCCgatctcctgtttcaggaagtagaagttagtcagaCGAGAAGGGAGAAGAAACAGTCGGATTTGGAGTCATGGAGTCATTTTTATCtcagatatttggacatctctcctctgattggcaaacagaaacacgactctaccactgatccGTTTGCTCCTCCaccttgatgttttatctccacaaataacacaagcctggaggagttctgctgggtggtggagttgctaatgctaatggttagcttctactagctgagacgttctctgctgtttcctggatgctaaatcaacaacaaccttccccactgtgggccaagatgggtgagaccatgtgacagcgtagatctgtcaggcttttctaaacgttgtgtttcaccgtctgttttctatcagaagctaaggcaggagataggtgtgggagactattttcatgttcagcctgctcaaagaactcctcctcttcttcatcaGGACAAAACAAGGGTTCACACTCTAGTTGACAATGAGTCCACCTGGATCACTCTGGGAGGATCGGGTCCATGTTGCTGATtctagactcacacacacacatgcagacgcaCGTGCATGCACaggcacagacacagacacacacatacatacacacacacacacacacacacgcacacacacatacacacacacatacatacacacacacacacacatgtacacacacgcacacacacacactcacacacacgcacacatacatacacacacacacacacatgcacacacactcacacacacgaacacacacacacacacactcacacacgcgcacacacacatgcacacacacacacacactcacgcacgcacacatgcacacacgcacgcacacacacacacgcacacgccactcacacacgcacacgcacacacacgcacacacacacacatgcagatgcacGTGCATGCACAgacacagatgcacacacgcacacaggcactcatacacgcacgcacgcacacacacacacacacacacacacacacacacacacacacacacacacacgcacacacacgtacacacacacacgcatgcacacatgcacatacacacacaaacacaaacatgcatgcacgtgcatgtgcacatgtacacaaacacacacgcatgcatgtgcacacacacacacacgcacgcacacacacacacacacacacacgtgtgcacacacacatgcacgcatacacaaacacacacatacatgcacgtgcacatgcacacacacacacacacacacacacacacacacacacacacacacacacacacacacacacacacacacacacacacacacacacacacacacacacacacacacacacacacacaagggtgaCTAACATTGTCATATCAAGTGAATCCACGAGTGACTAAACACATAagattattcttttgtttcaaatGTTCTGTTTATTTATAGAAACGTgttgatttgatttattttagTTCTTTCCTGACTGACATGGAAATGAATAATTGAGTAACCTTAAATCTTTACTTCTTTGGTAGCTCACAGATTTAACTGTTGATTAGCTTTCTTCAGTTTTGTTTATTTCTAACTGAATATATTTGGTCTTAATTGTTTGAAAAGACCGAACTTTATGATTTGAGCATTCTTCTTACAGAATTGACAAATGAAAAGGCTAGTTTTtccataaagtagaataaaacatAAACTATTGCAGTATCTGCATgcaactctgcaataaaaaggcAGATTATAGTTAATACTCATAGTGCATACCTCCGAGTAACTTAATCAGAAAATGTCCAAGTTTAATGACAGCAGCAGCACATGCATCTGATGCTGTTTCTGCAGTTTGTTAGGGTAACTGGCTTCAGAATACCAGACTAACACAGAAACACGGGCGTTCACTGACAGGATGCACATCAAAGACGACCCGGCCATCAGTGAGATGGAGGTAGCAGCCGGAGCCGGAAGAGCTGCTGTGACTGAAGAGCTGTCTAATTTTCACAATGgtgcaagtatgtgtgtgtgtgtgtgtgtgtgtgtgtgtgtgtgtgtgtgtgtgtgtgtgtgtgtgtgtgtgtgtgtgtgtgtgtgtgtgtgtgtgtgtgtgtgtgtgtgtgtgtgtgtgtgtgtgtgtgtgtgtgtgtgtgtgtgcgtgtgtgtgtgcgtgtgtgtgtgtgtgtgtgtgtggtcttttTCTGGCTATGCTTCCACTAAACATGACGTGCTGAATGCTGCAGAGAACAGCAGGAAACAGGATTCACTTCCGGCCAGTTTGAGAGGTACCTTTACCTTTAAACTAAATGCGCATTTTTCCTTTTATTTGAAAAGACAAACAGCTGCTTAGCCGTGTCATAATCGATCTAATCAATAACAGCAACATGTAAGAAACAGAACGAGCCCACGTCCAGAGCAGATTCCTGCTGCCTCAAACCGACTCAGATCGGGAGTTCGTCATGGTTCATGCATCGTTACTTATAAACCTCGTCATTTTCACATCACATGGTTACGTTGGCTCTAATAGGGAGACACCAGAGGTGCAACAATAGGTTTGGTATGTTTTTATGAGTTTAACTTCAAACCAATCTAAAGCATGTTGAGAGCCGAGTGTCACGTGCAGGAGAGGACACAGCTCCGAGTTAAAAACGCCATATGTGATGGGGACAGATGCAGAACACGTCCTCTGGGATTCATCAGCCTCTGGCCTGAACCAAACTACCTCTTGGTTTCATTCCATGTCTAATTCATCTTGGCTGCAGCGACTCGCAGCCACTGGATGGATGCTCAAGATTCCTGAAGGGGCCAAGTGTTAACTGGGTGTTTGTCTTTGCTTTTCCCCTTTGCTAAGATGGCTGCTTCAAACAAAATCCATCGTCTGCTCTCCTTCTCACACACGCTGCCTTTAAAAGTGGAGGCGAGAGTGCGACGGAGTGCACAGGCTCTGTCTGCACGAGGGATGGTCTCATTTCTGTGTGGATGGAT
This sequence is a window from Nothobranchius furzeri strain GRZ-AD chromosome 14, NfurGRZ-RIMD1, whole genome shotgun sequence. Protein-coding genes within it:
- the LOC129163862 gene encoding zinc finger MYM-type protein 1-like — its product is MDSTYCHACRHFSPPSSAGSVFDSQCGFRNWKKATERGGGFSVHAKSERHKDSMIAWRDYQRAVKANTTLANILDKEHSKKVKENREYIRTIGEVILLTARQNIAQRGHNESEESNNKGNFREILEMVANHDPAVKRRLTSIHNAKYTSKVIQNEVLDCLAEMVRSEIIEEVKSSQYFSIMADETKDVSKQEQISFILRYDGAIKESFLHFESAERLDAVGLTEKIVNLLEHHGLDYKNHLIGQAYDGAAVMSGKHSGVQAKIKETAPFAFYIHCSAHCLNLVLVDSIKAVPEAEEFFALLQSLYVFTSGSYVHPKWLAVQNEMYGSTRELQKLSDTRWACRFIALRNIMDRLPALKRVLQETAQERRGEKSSEARGLLAQIDLEFVVHLVTLRTLFGETKLLSDMLQSSTVDLSKAAV